In Zingiber officinale cultivar Zhangliang chromosome 1A, Zo_v1.1, whole genome shotgun sequence, a genomic segment contains:
- the LOC122038363 gene encoding APO protein 4, mitochondrial-like isoform X1, translating to MASSLFFIGYLLFDLLSGIMHFMRKACGCLSAELNPLYTRHYASKIDWNKLRPIIINRIRNRVNDYPIKSMIPVAKDVLKSQEILWKGVSFLLNVIPVKACNSCPEVYIGKTGHQINTCRGFKKRAKNLPHQWTEGKLIDILPRVESYHLQHMRKSMIKHDQRFDLPRVPAILELCHQAGVEIPDEILYSYSRESYDSIEYPGQVATLLGEDIQSIAVTTLDAWENLRLGLQKLLFVYPVKVCQYCSEIHVGPTGHKVRVCGLFKHESWRGIHKWKRAEVDDLVPPKVVWHRRPQDPPVLADNGRNFYGHAPAVVELCIQAGARVHPKYFCMMKIHGFPGN from the exons ATGGCCTCATCATTGTTCTTCATTGGATATTTGCTATTTGATTTGCTTTCAGGAATAATGCACTTTATGAGAAAAGCTTGTGGTTGTCTCTCCGCTGAGTTGAATCCTTTGTATACGAGACACTATGCCTCCAAAATTGATTGGAATAAACTTCGACCTATAATTATAAATAGAATAAGAAACAGGGTAAATGACTATCCAATCAAGAGCATGATTCCTGTTGCAAAAGATGTCCTTAAATCCCAAGAAATTTTGTGGAAAGGCGTTTCTTTTCTCCTCAATGTCATCCCAGTGAAGGCATGCAA CTCCTGTCCTGAAGTCTATATTGGCAAAACTGGACATCAGATAAACACGTGCCGGGGTTTCAAAAAGAGGGCTAAGAACCTTCCACACCAATGGACAGAAGGAAAACTAATTGACATCCTTCCCCGAGTTGAATCCTATCATCTCCAACACATGCGGAAAAGCATGATAAAGCATGATCAGAGATTTGACTTGCCTCGTGTGCCTGCGATTCTCGAGCTGTGCCATCAAGCAGGAGTAGAAATCCCCGATGAGATTTTGTACAGTTATAGTAGAGAATCCTATGATAGCATAGAATATCCAGGGCAGGTTGCTACCCTGCTGGGAGAAGACATCCAGTCAATTGCGGTGACCACCCTAGATGCATGGGAGAATCTCAGGCTGGGATTGCAGAAGCTTCTCTTTGTCTACCCAGTGAAGGTCTGCCAATATTGTTCAGAAATCCATGTTGGTCCAACAGGGCACAAGGTTCGGGTTTGCGGGCTATTTAAGCACGAAAGTTGGAGGGGGATTCATAAGTGGAAGAGAGCAGAGGTGGATGACTTGGTACCACCAAAGGTGGTGTGGCACCGGCGGCCTCAAGATCCACCAGTGCTGGCCGATAATGGGCGAAATTTCTATGGGCATGCACCTGCGGTGGTGGAGCTCTGCATCCAAGCCGGAGCTAGAGTGCATCCAAAATACTTCTGCATGATGAAGATTCATGGATTTCCTGGCAACTGA
- the LOC122038361 gene encoding uncharacterized protein LOC122038361 isoform X1 — MASGEVRKVSREDIQLVQNLIERCLQLYMNQKEVIDTLSIQAKIEPSFTQLVWQKLEEENREFFEAYHVRLIVKNQIMVFNKLLEKQVEMMQKACPSGVSSIPLPNGSNSSAMHQSPLCYIPQHTSSPAKLDGMICNGGFPNVIMNGRSSGQEGNYLGSDSSILGASMNPSTSMLSAHDSNMSTVPGMNRTIIKSEPNYLNNSEFPFSNDSSILETHQSIGDVSVGSFSSSELTGQPLNDTLLDIDTSTLGFSQIPRNFSFSDLTDDFTHCADILENYDRSPYLPHDSNNFSDSPGRELKEEDMRKLDTISEGVSYEDFGSD; from the exons ATGGCCAGCGGAGAAGTCAGGAAGGTGTCTCGTGAGGACATACAACTG GTTCAGAACCTAATTGAGCGGTGCCTGCAGCTCTATATGAATCAGAAAGAAGTAATTGACACATTATCTATTCAGGCAAAGATAGAGCCCAGTTTCACTCAACTTG TTTggcaaaaacttgaggaagagaatcgaGAATTTTTTGAGGCATATCATGTTAGACTTATTGTTAAGAATCAAATAATGGTTTTCAACAAGCTCCTTGAAAAACAAGTTGAGATGATGCAGAAAGCATGTCCATCTGGTGTTTCTAGCATACCTCTGCCCAATGGGTCTAACTCTTCTGCTA TGCATCAATCTCCCTTGTGCTATATACCTCAACACACATCTTCACCTGCCAAGCTTGATGGCATGATTTGCAATGGAGGTTTTCCAAATGTTATTATGAATGGAAGATCATCAGGACAAGAAGGAAACTATCTTGGCAGTGATTCCTCTATTCTTGGTGCAAGCATGAATCCCTCAACGAGTATGTTATCTGCACATGACTCCAATATGTCAACGGTTCCAGGAATGAACAGGACAATAATTAAGTCAGAACCTAACTATTTGAACAATTCTGAGTTCCCATTCAGTAATGACAGTAGCATCTTGGAAACACACCAATCCATTGGAGATGTTTCAGTTGGATCATTCAGTAGCTCAGAATTGACGGGGCAGCCACTAAATGATACTCTCTTGGACATTGATACGTCTACACTTGGATTTAGTCAGATTCCCCGAAATTTCAGTTTTTCAGATTTAACAGATGATTTCACTCACTGTGCTG ATATTTTGGAGAATTATGATAGATCTCCTTATCTTCCACATGATTCAAATAACTTCTCAGACTCCCCAGGAAGGGAATTAAAAG AAGAAGACATGAGGAAACTTGACACCATCTCCGAAGGAGTCAGCTATGAGGATTTCGGAAGTGACTGA
- the LOC122038361 gene encoding uncharacterized protein LOC122038361 isoform X2 has translation MASGEVRKVSREDIQLVQNLIERCLQLYMNQKEVIDTLSIQAKIEPSFTQLVHQSPLCYIPQHTSSPAKLDGMICNGGFPNVIMNGRSSGQEGNYLGSDSSILGASMNPSTSMLSAHDSNMSTVPGMNRTIIKSEPNYLNNSEFPFSNDSSILETHQSIGDVSVGSFSSSELTGQPLNDTLLDIDTSTLGFSQIPRNFSFSDLTDDFTHCADILENYDRSPYLPHDSNNFSDSPGRELKEEDMRKLDTISEGVSYEDFGSD, from the exons ATGGCCAGCGGAGAAGTCAGGAAGGTGTCTCGTGAGGACATACAACTG GTTCAGAACCTAATTGAGCGGTGCCTGCAGCTCTATATGAATCAGAAAGAAGTAATTGACACATTATCTATTCAGGCAAAGATAGAGCCCAGTTTCACTCAACTTG TGCATCAATCTCCCTTGTGCTATATACCTCAACACACATCTTCACCTGCCAAGCTTGATGGCATGATTTGCAATGGAGGTTTTCCAAATGTTATTATGAATGGAAGATCATCAGGACAAGAAGGAAACTATCTTGGCAGTGATTCCTCTATTCTTGGTGCAAGCATGAATCCCTCAACGAGTATGTTATCTGCACATGACTCCAATATGTCAACGGTTCCAGGAATGAACAGGACAATAATTAAGTCAGAACCTAACTATTTGAACAATTCTGAGTTCCCATTCAGTAATGACAGTAGCATCTTGGAAACACACCAATCCATTGGAGATGTTTCAGTTGGATCATTCAGTAGCTCAGAATTGACGGGGCAGCCACTAAATGATACTCTCTTGGACATTGATACGTCTACACTTGGATTTAGTCAGATTCCCCGAAATTTCAGTTTTTCAGATTTAACAGATGATTTCACTCACTGTGCTG ATATTTTGGAGAATTATGATAGATCTCCTTATCTTCCACATGATTCAAATAACTTCTCAGACTCCCCAGGAAGGGAATTAAAAG AAGAAGACATGAGGAAACTTGACACCATCTCCGAAGGAGTCAGCTATGAGGATTTCGGAAGTGACTGA
- the LOC122012276 gene encoding uncharacterized protein LOC122012276 → MGIEEGGGGASVAIPSGCGSLHRALLECHRRAGDPRQRSVLCRHLNRSLAECVVAECCPEESEAVRSLCSSAGTALKRSQCQRAQLALSVCLSSHQLPDS, encoded by the coding sequence ATGGGCATCGAAGAGGGCGGCGGCGGAGCATCGGTGGCCATCCCGTCGGGTTGTGGCTCTCTGCACCGAGCGCTGTTGGAGTGCCACCGGCGCGCCGGCGACCCGCGCCAGCGCTCGGTGCTGTGCCGTCACCTGAATCGCTCACTGGCCGAATGCGTGGTGGCCGAATGCTGTCCCGAGGAGTCCGAGGCGGTGCGAAGCCTCTGCTCCAGTGCCGGAACCGCCCTCAAGCGATCGCAGTGCCAACGCGCGCAGCTCGCCCTCTCTGTCTGCCTCTCGTCGCACCAGTTGCCCGATTCGTAG
- the LOC122038363 gene encoding APO protein 4, mitochondrial-like isoform X2 → MHFMRKACGCLSAELNPLYTRHYASKIDWNKLRPIIINRIRNRVNDYPIKSMIPVAKDVLKSQEILWKGVSFLLNVIPVKACNSCPEVYIGKTGHQINTCRGFKKRAKNLPHQWTEGKLIDILPRVESYHLQHMRKSMIKHDQRFDLPRVPAILELCHQAGVEIPDEILYSYSRESYDSIEYPGQVATLLGEDIQSIAVTTLDAWENLRLGLQKLLFVYPVKVCQYCSEIHVGPTGHKVRVCGLFKHESWRGIHKWKRAEVDDLVPPKVVWHRRPQDPPVLADNGRNFYGHAPAVVELCIQAGARVHPKYFCMMKIHGFPGN, encoded by the exons ATGCACTTTATGAGAAAAGCTTGTGGTTGTCTCTCCGCTGAGTTGAATCCTTTGTATACGAGACACTATGCCTCCAAAATTGATTGGAATAAACTTCGACCTATAATTATAAATAGAATAAGAAACAGGGTAAATGACTATCCAATCAAGAGCATGATTCCTGTTGCAAAAGATGTCCTTAAATCCCAAGAAATTTTGTGGAAAGGCGTTTCTTTTCTCCTCAATGTCATCCCAGTGAAGGCATGCAA CTCCTGTCCTGAAGTCTATATTGGCAAAACTGGACATCAGATAAACACGTGCCGGGGTTTCAAAAAGAGGGCTAAGAACCTTCCACACCAATGGACAGAAGGAAAACTAATTGACATCCTTCCCCGAGTTGAATCCTATCATCTCCAACACATGCGGAAAAGCATGATAAAGCATGATCAGAGATTTGACTTGCCTCGTGTGCCTGCGATTCTCGAGCTGTGCCATCAAGCAGGAGTAGAAATCCCCGATGAGATTTTGTACAGTTATAGTAGAGAATCCTATGATAGCATAGAATATCCAGGGCAGGTTGCTACCCTGCTGGGAGAAGACATCCAGTCAATTGCGGTGACCACCCTAGATGCATGGGAGAATCTCAGGCTGGGATTGCAGAAGCTTCTCTTTGTCTACCCAGTGAAGGTCTGCCAATATTGTTCAGAAATCCATGTTGGTCCAACAGGGCACAAGGTTCGGGTTTGCGGGCTATTTAAGCACGAAAGTTGGAGGGGGATTCATAAGTGGAAGAGAGCAGAGGTGGATGACTTGGTACCACCAAAGGTGGTGTGGCACCGGCGGCCTCAAGATCCACCAGTGCTGGCCGATAATGGGCGAAATTTCTATGGGCATGCACCTGCGGTGGTGGAGCTCTGCATCCAAGCCGGAGCTAGAGTGCATCCAAAATACTTCTGCATGATGAAGATTCATGGATTTCCTGGCAACTGA